A region of Clostridium acetobutylicum ATCC 824 DNA encodes the following proteins:
- a CDS encoding glycosyl hydrolase family 18 protein, translating to MSTRKKLLTFLAVMLVIIFNGTLAFAKPLTKTTAKTAPPAPTGLTATSVTSSDISLSWQTVSGASGYRIYRAISSDSNYSLLATVSTNTYKNTSLSSGTKYWYFVRAYNSYGISADSTHISVTTTALTTQPASKKLVLGFTTYYYSGDTSSYNSIAANTSTIDEIATHTYTTDGVGNISGLVPTNQVTYANNNGIKTLATIENNFDGAVAQTLLENSTNRQNLINNILTSLKANGYKGVNIDLEGVYYYDRSYLTTFMNELYSTLNPQGFYVTICVPAKTSDSPTAAWNGAFDYAALAKAADQVILMTYDEHYGGGSPGPIASIGWVENVIKYAITVIPTTKIMLGAAAYGYDWSSNPTKAYGISGTYNLASTYNATINWDLTSQSPYFYYVDSSGINHSVWFENGQSLNYKLDLINSYNLSGVAIWRLGLENSDYWTSIRTKFNR from the coding sequence TTGAGTACTCGTAAAAAACTTTTAACATTCTTGGCCGTTATGCTTGTAATCATTTTCAACGGCACACTTGCATTTGCAAAGCCTCTCACAAAAACCACAGCAAAAACTGCTCCGCCAGCGCCTACAGGCCTAACTGCTACTTCTGTAACCTCTAGTGACATATCCTTAAGCTGGCAAACAGTTTCAGGTGCTTCTGGCTATAGGATATACAGAGCAATATCTTCCGATTCAAATTATAGTTTGCTAGCCACAGTGTCTACCAATACATACAAAAATACTTCTTTAAGTTCCGGCACAAAATATTGGTACTTTGTAAGAGCTTATAATTCCTATGGTATTTCAGCTGACTCTACACACATAAGCGTTACAACTACAGCTTTAACTACACAACCAGCTTCTAAAAAACTAGTACTTGGATTTACAACTTATTATTATTCAGGAGATACATCTTCTTATAATTCAATAGCTGCAAACACAAGTACAATTGATGAGATTGCAACTCATACTTATACAACAGATGGTGTTGGAAATATTTCAGGATTAGTTCCAACAAACCAAGTAACTTATGCAAATAATAATGGTATCAAAACACTTGCTACAATTGAAAACAATTTTGATGGAGCTGTAGCACAAACTTTACTTGAAAACAGTACAAACAGACAAAATCTAATAAACAATATATTAACCTCTTTAAAGGCAAATGGTTATAAAGGAGTTAATATAGATTTAGAAGGGGTTTACTATTATGACAGAAGCTATTTAACAACTTTTATGAATGAACTTTATAGTACACTTAACCCACAAGGTTTTTACGTAACTATTTGCGTTCCTGCAAAAACTAGTGACAGCCCTACAGCTGCTTGGAACGGTGCTTTTGATTATGCTGCCCTTGCTAAAGCAGCAGATCAAGTTATATTAATGACTTATGACGAACATTACGGAGGAGGCTCTCCTGGACCTATAGCTTCAATCGGTTGGGTTGAAAATGTAATTAAATATGCTATAACAGTTATTCCTACTACAAAGATTATGCTTGGAGCTGCTGCCTATGGCTACGATTGGTCTTCTAATCCTACTAAAGCCTATGGCATTTCCGGAACATATAATTTAGCATCAACTTATAATGCTACTATAAACTGGGATTTAACATCACAATCTCCTTACTTCTATTATGTAGATTCGTCTGGAATTAATCATAGTGTATGGTTTGAAAATGGACAAAGCCTTAATTATAAACTTGATCTTATTAATTCCTACAATTTATCAGGAGTTGCTATATGGAGACTTGGACTTGAAAATAGCGATTATTGGACAAGT